Within the Bacillus pumilus genome, the region GGATGCTTCGACTTGATCATATGGGATATGATGTTTCTGTAATAGCTTACGCGTTCCAACCAAAAGCTTGTGTCCTGCTGCCTTTGCTTCAATCCCATGACCTGGGTCCGCTTGGAAGGCTTCAATCTCGACCACTTCAAGACCTTGTTCCTTCATTCCATCTGTGATGGCTCTAGCAAGCGGGTGTTCCGACTGCTGTTCAGCTGATCCTACTAACTGAAGCAACGCATCTTCTGTCCAATTAGCATATGCCTGCACATCTGTCAGACTCGGTTCCCCTTTTGTCACAGTTCCCGTTTTATCTAACACCACCGTGTCGAGTGATTGAGTCACTTCTAAATGCTCCCCGCCTTTAAACAGGATGCCTGATTCAGCGGCACGGCCGCTTCCAGCCATAATCGAGGTTGGTGTAGCAAGGCCGAGTGCACACGGACATGCGATAACGATGACCGCTATAAAGGTTTCAAGGGCTGCTGTCACATTTCCTGGATCAACAAAGAAAAACCAAATCAGGAAGGTGAGCACTGCAATTCCTACAACGATAGGAACGAATATACCTGATATTTGATCGGCCATCCTTTGAATCGGTGCTTTTGAGCCCTGTGCTTGTTCTACGACTCGGATAATCTGTGAAAGGGCGGTCTCTTTCCCAACCTTTGTCGCTTTCACTTTTACAAACCCATTTTTATTGATGGTTGCCCCGATGACCGAATCACCAGCCGTTTTATCAACAGGCAAACTTTCGCCAGTTATCATGGACTCATCGATTGCGGTTGTGCCCTCCACGATCTCTCCATCGACCGGTACTTTCTCTCCCGGTTTGACAAACACAAGGTCATTTACTTTCACTTCAGAAATAGGCACGGTCATCTCTTTCCCATCTCGCTCAATGACCGCTTCTTTCGCTTGTAGACCCATCAGCTTTTGAATCGCTTCTGATGATCTCCCTTTTGCTCTTGCTTCCATTAATTTACCGAGTACGATCAACGTAATGAGTACAGCACTTGTTTCATAATAGAGGGCTGCCTCATGTGTGCCTTGAACCGCTGACTGAATGCTTTCATATAAACTATAGAAAAACGCAGCTGATGTCCCAAGTGCGACAAGAACATCCATGTTGGCACTTTTATTACGTAACGCTTTATACGCACCTACATAGAAGGGCCAGCCGACAATGAACTGAACGGGTGCTGCTAACGCCAGCTGAACCCAAGGATTCATGAACGCTTCAGGCAGCCAAATAAAAGACGTGAAAGAAAAATGGCTGACCATTGCCCAAAGAAGCGGCAGTGACAGGATCATTGAAAATAGAAAGCGCGCCGTCTGCTTCTCTATTGCTGCTTGGCGATGATCTTTCTTTCCTTCCTCTGCTTCATCTACAGCTGGTTCAATTAAAGAATACCCAATGGACTGAACCGCTTCCTTTATATCACTTGTAGACGTTTGCCCTGGGTGATACGTGACCTGAAGGGTCTCCAGCGCAAAGTTCACAGATCCGTGATCAACACCAGCCATCCGATTGATTTTTTTCTCGATTCGGTTGGCACACGCTGCACACGTCATTCCCTCTATATCAAATTCTGCTTGCTCCATCACCACATCGTAGCCGAGGGATTGAATTTTTTTCTTGAGATCATCTGGTGTGAGTTGTTCTGCTTCATACACAACATGAGATGTTTCCAGCGCCAAATTCACATTGGCATCCTCCACACCTTCCAGCCTGTTCAATCCCTTTTCAATGCGTCCTGCACAGGCAGCACAGGTCATCCCCGTAATTTGAAAGTCGATTTCCTTCTTCATTGACCTCACCTCTCCATATACACCATGGGGGTATTATATTTTGAAAAAAATACGTGCTGTTATGCAGCACGAATGTTCATTTAAACGACATCATATCCCTGTTCTTCAATTATATCAGAGATACGGTGCAACGTGACTTGATCTGGGTGAAAAGAAACTTCCACCTCTCCTTTGTCTAAATGGACTTTCACAGTTTCAACACCTGCTAGTTCTCCTACATTTCCTTCGACTGCTTTCACGCAATGTCCGCAAGACATGCCCTGCACTTGAAGTGTTGCTTGTTCCACTTCTCATCGCCTCCATCAATCAATTTCTACAATTTACTATACCCTAGTAGGGTATCAATGTAAACATAAATGCTACGATTTTGTCAGTTTCGTAAAGACCGTCATTAACTCTTCAATGGCTTCATCCCCATTGCCGCTCTTGATTGCATCTGCTACGCAATGATGTGTATGCTTTTCCATCAAATGAAGACTGACCTTTTTCAAAGCCGCATTGACAGCGGAGATTTGATTCACAACATCTATACAGTAACGATCGTTTTCAATCATTTGCTGAATCCCGCGCACTTGTCCTTCCACTCGTTTCAACCGATTGATCAATTGGTCTTTTTCCTTCTCGGCTCTAGGTGAAGCCATATGTCTTTCTTCATGTTCTGTCATGTGATCACCTTTTTTCTAATATGACTTATCTTTACCTAAATTAAAGCATATC harbors:
- a CDS encoding heavy metal translocating P-type ATPase: MKKEIDFQITGMTCAACAGRIEKGLNRLEGVEDANVNLALETSHVVYEAEQLTPDDLKKKIQSLGYDVVMEQAEFDIEGMTCAACANRIEKKINRMAGVDHGSVNFALETLQVTYHPGQTSTSDIKEAVQSIGYSLIEPAVDEAEEGKKDHRQAAIEKQTARFLFSMILSLPLLWAMVSHFSFTSFIWLPEAFMNPWVQLALAAPVQFIVGWPFYVGAYKALRNKSANMDVLVALGTSAAFFYSLYESIQSAVQGTHEAALYYETSAVLITLIVLGKLMEARAKGRSSEAIQKLMGLQAKEAVIERDGKEMTVPISEVKVNDLVFVKPGEKVPVDGEIVEGTTAIDESMITGESLPVDKTAGDSVIGATINKNGFVKVKATKVGKETALSQIIRVVEQAQGSKAPIQRMADQISGIFVPIVVGIAVLTFLIWFFFVDPGNVTAALETFIAVIVIACPCALGLATPTSIMAGSGRAAESGILFKGGEHLEVTQSLDTVVLDKTGTVTKGEPSLTDVQAYANWTEDALLQLVGSAEQQSEHPLARAITDGMKEQGLEVVEIEAFQADPGHGIEAKAAGHKLLVGTRKLLQKHHIPYDQVEASVTTLEQQGKTAMLVAIDGEVAGIVAVADTIKSSSSQAIKRLKEQGIHVVMMTGDNKLTAEAIAKQAGIDHIIAEVLPEEKAAHIAALQEEGKKVAMVGDGINDAPALATANIGMAVGTGTDVAMEAADITLMTGDLHAIADALEFSQKTMRNIKQNLFWALAYNCIGIPIAAFGLLAPWLAGAAMAFSSVSVVLNALRLQRLKPVREEVAQ
- the copZ gene encoding copper chaperone CopZ, translated to MEQATLQVQGMSCGHCVKAVEGNVGELAGVETVKVHLDKGEVEVSFHPDQVTLHRISDIIEEQGYDVV
- a CDS encoding metal-sensing transcriptional repressor, encoding MTEHEERHMASPRAEKEKDQLINRLKRVEGQVRGIQQMIENDRYCIDVVNQISAVNAALKKVSLHLMEKHTHHCVADAIKSGNGDEAIEELMTVFTKLTKS